A single genomic interval of Chitinophaga sp. 180180018-3 harbors:
- a CDS encoding TlpA disulfide reductase family protein, with the protein MKFVLFSCMLLLATASFGQSTAVKLSGHIEGLADSDSVELLLWTYLPEISQAVNLPHVRQAVPAKTGAFRFTVPGFSKPRYFTLNILTPEKKTVLLNYYLLTPGSNIDLYFASKSAAFRREDYPTYMQQLPYALTAKGNGAAVIAAQWQLEKQTGSMLLSNNAAEVPSIFNPAYTTSLSELGNFEKKLQMLDSLKHLSLENLRSLKNTTTNEVFKITSLNVITHFDYSKLREYVTKAWLLRLQQRDTLLPALQGIYRRMIQTDTITGTLTEYFPFSPLWQSYTVERTYQNEKLRNPSFKIDSLTVLLQRVQDKDLQEYLTTNHLVTMYGTGGFKRLDSVALTFMDRLQNPFLKEILHPYVQLSKGSSAFVFSLPDSSNTYHKLDDYRGKVVFIDFWYTGCGACISYYKNTLKEIEAQYAGNEHIVFFTVSIDRQAALWKKSLQTGNFTGEHAINLITEQKGTEHPIINYYKIQGYPAPLLIDKRGKIFAKGQELRTKEGLTASIDAALQQ; encoded by the coding sequence ATGAAATTTGTGCTTTTTTCCTGTATGTTGCTGCTCGCAACGGCGAGCTTCGGCCAATCCACTGCTGTAAAATTATCCGGTCACATTGAAGGGCTGGCAGATTCGGATTCAGTAGAACTATTGCTATGGACATACCTGCCCGAAATAAGCCAGGCTGTCAACCTCCCTCATGTACGCCAGGCAGTTCCTGCTAAAACCGGTGCCTTCCGGTTTACTGTTCCCGGTTTTTCTAAACCCCGTTATTTTACGCTGAATATTCTTACCCCCGAAAAGAAAACAGTCCTGCTGAATTATTATTTATTAACGCCCGGCAGTAACATTGACCTCTATTTTGCATCGAAAAGCGCCGCCTTTCGGCGCGAAGATTATCCCACCTACATGCAACAATTACCCTACGCGCTTACTGCAAAAGGAAACGGTGCCGCCGTTATAGCCGCCCAGTGGCAACTGGAAAAGCAAACCGGTAGCATGCTGTTGTCCAATAATGCAGCCGAAGTTCCTTCCATCTTCAACCCTGCCTATACAACATCCCTTTCTGAGCTTGGAAATTTTGAAAAAAAACTGCAAATGCTCGATTCCTTAAAACACCTGTCACTGGAAAATTTGCGTTCGCTAAAGAACACTACCACAAACGAAGTTTTTAAAATCACTAGTCTGAATGTCATTACTCATTTTGATTATTCAAAATTGCGGGAATATGTTACCAAAGCATGGCTTTTACGCTTGCAACAAAGGGATACACTACTTCCGGCGCTTCAAGGCATATACCGGCGCATGATCCAGACGGATACTATCACCGGTACGCTAACAGAGTATTTCCCATTTTCGCCACTATGGCAGAGTTATACGGTTGAACGAACCTATCAGAATGAAAAGCTAAGAAACCCTTCCTTTAAAATAGACAGTTTAACGGTTTTACTGCAACGCGTTCAAGACAAAGACCTACAGGAATACCTTACAACCAATCACCTTGTAACCATGTATGGTACTGGTGGATTCAAAAGGTTGGATTCGGTAGCGCTTACGTTTATGGATCGCCTGCAAAATCCTTTCCTCAAAGAAATTCTGCATCCTTACGTGCAGCTTTCCAAAGGATCATCCGCCTTTGTGTTTTCCTTACCGGATAGTTCCAATACTTACCATAAGCTGGACGACTACCGCGGAAAAGTGGTTTTCATTGATTTTTGGTACACCGGCTGCGGCGCCTGTATATCCTACTATAAAAACACGTTAAAGGAGATCGAAGCCCAATACGCCGGTAATGAGCATATTGTTTTTTTTACTGTCAGTATTGATCGCCAGGCGGCGCTTTGGAAGAAATCCCTGCAAACCGGCAATTTTACCGGCGAACATGCCATTAACCTGATTACAGAGCAAAAGGGTACAGAACATCCTATCATCAATTATTACAAAATCCAAGGGTATCCGGCCCCACTGCTGATCGATAAAAGAGGAAAGATATTTGCCAAAGGCCAGGAACTCCGTACCAAAGAAGGGCTTACAGCGAGTATCGATGCAGCATTGCAGCAGTGA